CCTCCAGAAGATAATAGCTGGTGCAAACTGGTCCATCAAGCAGCTGGTCGCTGGGACAGAGTCGCTGAATTATGTCACTGAGATCCTTAAATCCACAGGCAAAATTTCTGATGCTAAAGCAGAGGAAGACCAATGAATCAAATGCTGTGGATGCGTTCAGTCATAGCCTATATAAAACTCTTTGCTCTCACGTTAGACTGTGTGTGTTCAGCTTGGTAACCTTTATTCCTCACAGAGATGCTTTCCTTGTGGCTTATCCTGATGCTGGGAAAAGGGGAGGGTTGGTCAAAACCTGTAGGAAATGTTTATTACTGAGATATTGCAGTGACTTTCCTCTGGTGCCAGTATCAGCACTAAGAATGAGCTTATAGAACCATGGAACCTTTAAAGTTGGACAGGACCTCCAAGGTCACCTGctccagccatcagcccatccccaccatgcccactgaccacgtccctcagtgccacatccacacggctctggaacacGTCCAtggacggtgactgcaccacctccatgggcagcctgtgccactgcagcaccgctccttCTCAGAAGAGTTTTCCTCCcacccaacctgaacctggacctggtgcaacctgaggccatttcctctcatcccaTTGCTGTTATATGGGAATAGAGGCCAATCCTCACCTCTCTACATCCTCCTTTCAGGTTGTTGTAGAGGATGATTTTACTCCCCTTTACTTGGCACAACCAGTAGAAAGCACCAGTTGGAGAAGATTCCCTTCCTCTCCTGATGCAGAGAAGCACACCCAAATTGCCCATTTGCCTCCTGCTGAGTAAGGCAGGGAGCCATAGTCCACATTTGCTATGTGATCACTGAAGATGTGTTTTAGTTTTACCCTTTTGGGACTGTATGTGGGCGTCATTCTTCAGCACCAGTTCATCCCCCTACATTTCTGATGAATTTAGGTCACCCTCctcattttcagctgcagtttaTCCAATTGCACACCAGACTTTTCCCTATCTGGCCAAAAAGACCATGATTAAAGACTTTGGTGATGAAGGGTGGTGAGAGGCTgggtgctggcagagctcagcatcaGTGTTTTTCCCAATGGGGATTTTTGGTAGCTGTTCTCTCCTGCCTCCATATGGTAAGTGGTGAAGGCTGCTGCCTTCTCATGGTCCTCTAGTGTCCCAGCAGCCGTGGCTGGGTCTTCGGCTGCCTTAGCAACCTTGTTGTCTGGAGAAGGGACAGCTGGTTAATCCCTATTGCAGACATGACGGTGGCTTGCCCATCAGAGGTGATGTCTGGAGCTTCATACTTGCAGCCTTCCAACCTGGGCTACTAAGTTGGAAAGGGTGGTGGCCACCCTTAGCCACTTGAAGTCCCACTCTACAATGCTGGTGATGAGACAGGAGTGTTTCTCATCACTTTTCCTATCCTTGACTATAACAGCTATTGTTCCTGTCTCCCACCTTTGCATGACCACTTGCAATGAGTTCCATACCTTGTATTCGACCCAGAAATCCCTGGATTTGTCTGAGATATGGCAACCACCCATTGCTCATTGGTGAGGCTGGGAGGTAATGAAACTagctgtgtctgtgctgtgtgctctaCGCTGACTGCTGTAATCCAAAGGTTACAGTGCAGGATTAGCATGGGTGTACAAAGCCCTTCCTAATCTATGAGTCATTACCCCTCACCGCATttcccttcccagcagctctgggtaGGTGGGATAGGTCAGCCCTTGAGTCTTCGGTCTCCCAGTTTTTCAGCTCAGGAAGGACCAGGTTGGGACACAACAGCTCCCAGACATTCTCTCCGGGGCTGTACTGCAGAACTGCTCCTTGGATGCTATGCACGGCACATCGCAAGGTCTGTTTGCTCTAACCGGCTTCTCCTTGGCTACCCCTAAGCTCCTCCTTTGCATTGGTTCTCCATTTTGaatctatttctttcttcccatctttGAAATAGGGGGGATATTCTTCACTTCGTGGCAATAAATTCTCTCTAGGTCAGGTTGGGCTGACAGGGATCTCTCGGGTTGCTGTGCGTGTCAGTGCTTTGTTAGTCCTTGTGTGTGAGGTATTTAGTCTGGCTGAGCTCCTGTCCTCCTGTAAGCTATGATATTAATATATTGGCTCAGGGCAGGGACCCTGCAAGCTGCTAAACTCTGGTGCCCTTGGTCCAGAGAGCAGTGACTGCCTGCCAGCACCTCTGCATGGATGAGATGTGtgggctgctgtgtgcactAGGTGTGTGTCCATCAGCTCTTCAActccagagcagggctgtggcGTGTGGTGCCTACCATCACCACCTGATCCCTCTGGGCATCCAGCAGAAGGCTGGGAGATGTACATGGAGGATGGGTGTTTCCAGGGAGGGATTTGATGGGGTTTGGCTTTGTCCTTCTCTATAAGGTACATGCTCAGAAGCAATGGTGATGACAGCATGCACCTCAGCTTGTCGGAGGTGAAAGCTAGAGCTGCCACGTCCCACATGAGCACGGCTGCATGAGATCCCACGCTCGCCCAGCTCCTGTGGCTCCCAACACCTGATGATACAGCAAGCCATGGGCAGCGTCCGCGTCAACCGGTGAGTAGCCTTCATCTCAAGGactgttcatagaatcatttcagttggaaaaggTCTCCAAGATCACCTGGTCCTACCttcagcccatccccaccatgcccactgactgcctccctcagtgccatatccaTACAGTTCaggaacacctccctgggcaggctgtgaCACTGTAGCACCGCTCTTTCTGGGAAGACATTTTcccttatatccaacctgaactttccctgctgcaacttgaggccattccttctcatcccaTTGCTGTTACCTGTGAGCAGGGGCCAATTCCCACCcaccacaacttcctttcaggtcattgtagagagcagtaaggtctcccttgaacctccttttcttcagactgaacaaccccCAGTTCCTTCATCTGCTCCCCATCAGACTCATGCTCCAGACACTTCAAAGctccactgcccttctctggacatgttccatgTGCTGCCCTACGTGTTCTGGGCATCTTCTTCTGGTCTCTTCACCCATCCCTCAATATATTCTTCCCAAAATACCTTCCTGGGGCTTTTCCACTCTAAGTTGTGGCTCCTCCATTTCCAAGTCTGAAATGCACTCTATGTGGGGGGAGATCTTGGCTCTCAGCAGGGTTGGCTGATGCAGAGGAGAAGCAAAGTACCAGTGCAGTGCTGGACACCTGCCCTGGCCCAGGGATTGCTGATTTCAGCAGGACTGCAGAAACCCCATGTCCTGTTTCCAAAGAGATGAGGACAGCAGATGGATTTGGAGCTATATGGCTGCCCTAAAGAAACGACCCTATTTAAACAAGGAGCAGTCAGCGCCAGGGTGAAGGAGCCCATGCTGGAGGACTCCAACAGCCATGTCAGTGTGATGGAGTGGGAGGGAGGCACTGCCAGCCTCAGGAGTCATTAGCGGCTTCGTGGCAATGAGGGTCTTGGTGGGTCTATGCACTCAGGGGGAGGCTACTGGATATCCTCACTGATCAGAGCATCTTCTGCCATAACCTCTTTAAGTGAGAATCTGTGATTTGAGACCCAGCAGTGTATGTGCACTTGGAAGCTGCCTTCTCCTGGCAATGGTGAGAGGGGCAACAGTGCCATCCGCTGTGGAGGGAATCAGTGGGGAATGGTTCCCCAAAGAGGGGAGTCTCTCCCAGAAACAAAAACTGCCAGTGATCTGACTGTTGATCTCCAAATTACACCTTTGGCTTTGGATTCAGGATGCTGGGAGTCATGCTTGTTGCTGTGGCAACAGAATTGTCCTGAGCACAGAAAGTGTATAAACATTGTCACCAATGTACAATGGCATCAGGGtggagagcagaggagaaaatagAAACTTCCAGCCTCACACCATGCCTGGGCCAAGATTTTGTTCTTCACATATTTCTGTCTGTTCCTTCTCTTCCAGGTACAGCATTGTCTCCACCGAGGAGGATGGACACAAGGTCTCTGCGCTGGGCAGTATGAACGGGCACAGCCGGAACGGGAAGGGCCACACACCCCGACGGAAGCACCGCAACCGCTTTGTGAAGAAGAACGGCCAATGCAACGTCTACTTTGCCAACCTGAGCAACAAGTCTCAGCGCTACATGGCTGACATCTTCACCACCTGTGTGGACACGCGCTGGCGGTACATGCTTATGATCTTCTCCGCCGCCTTCCTGGTCTCTTGGCTCTTCTTTGGTTTCCTCTTCTGGTGCATTGCTTTCTTCCATGGTGACCTCAACGCACCGGTGGTGGGGGGTAGTCCCTCCCTCCTCAAGCCCTGCATCATGCACGTGAACAGCTTCCTAGGGGCTTTCCTCTTCTCAGTGGAGACACAGACAACCATTGGGTATGGCTTCCGCTGTGTGACTGAGGAGTGTCCGCTGGCCATTATGGCTGTTGTGGTCCAGTCCATTGTGGGCTGTGTTATTGACTCCTTCATGATTGGCACCATCATGGCCAAGATGGCGAGGCCCAAGAAGCGGGCCCAGACCCTCCTCTTCAGTCACCACGCGGTCATCTCGGTGCGGGATGGCAAACTGTGCCTCATGTGGCGAGTGGGCAACCTGAGGAGGAGCCACATCGTGGAGGCCCACGTTCGTGCCCAGCTCATCAAACCCTACATGACAGAGGAAGGGGAGTACCTCCCCCTGGACCAGCGGGACCTCAATGTAGGCTACGATGTGGGTCTCGATCGTATATTTTTGGTCTCACCCATTATTATTGTTCATGAGATTGATGAGGAGAGCCCGCTCTACGGGATTGgcaaggaggagctggagacAGAGAACTTTGAGATCGTTGTTATCCTGGAAGGGATGGTAGAAGCCACGGCCATGACCACACAGGCACGGAGCTCTTACCTTGCCAGTGAAATCCTCTGGGGTCACCGTTTTGAACCAGTAGTATTTGAGGAGAAGAACCACTACAAAGTGGACTATTCACGCTTTCACAAGACCTACGAGGTAGCTGGCACACCCTGCTGCTCAGCTCGGGAGCTGCAAGAAAGCAAGATGACTATCCTACCTTCTCCCCCACCTCCCAGTGCCTTCTGCTACGAGAACGAGCTGGCTCTTGTCAGTcaagatgaagatgaagatgatgacGAAGTGGGTGTAGCGTTAGGTGGCAGCACCAAGGAAGAGGGAGGCGTCATCCAGATGATGGATTTTGGAAGCCACCTGGACCTGGAGCGGCTCCAGGCCACTTTGCCCTTGGATACCATCTCATACCGCAGGGAGTCAGCCATCTAATCCCTCCAGCCTCCCCGTTCTACATCCATGacccacctcctcctcttcctctgatCTGCACCCATACATAGCTGGATAAGTCCCTTGCCCACCAAAAAACGCCTCCTGTGACCACCTGTCAGCACCTGAGTACACTGAGGCCTGGATACACTCCAATTTATTCCCTTTCCCATGAGTTTATGCCCCCTGGATGAGGAGTGAGAATACACCATTCTTCCAGACAGCACAGCTTGCTCAAGGACCTGCCCAGGGACAGGAGAGCAGCATGGTTGGATTCCCATCTCTGCAGAGGTGACAAGAGCCTGTGCCCTCAATGGAGAGACTGTACCTGCTCAAGTGTTTCTGCAGCTAAGACAGCAGCACCTTCTGCCTCTCTCATGTGTAGGCCCATGGCTATCGATAGCCACAGCTCTCACAAGGGGAAGAATGATGCATAAGTCCTGACCCAATGAGAAGGGACATGGGAGTTTAGGACTCCTAGAGGGAGTGGGAGAGTCTCTGGAGATAGGGGTGTGCTTGCATGTTTATTGCTTGTTGCACTTGACTTTCTTTGTACATAAAACAGATCGAGAACTGAAATCCAAATTCTTCCACTGTAAATGCCAAGCTGGGAGAGAAGGACACTGCACGCAGCCCGCTCTGCACTCTCCTTGTGGCACCCgtcacctccagcagcagctcagcccccacAGACTCAGCCCTGATTCCCCCACTCCTCCCCAGACCCAGACCACGTTCTGCTTCTTCCCTggactgcctggcagcaggcagggcccTGTGCTCACACACCCGGCCACAGTGCCAGGGCCGGCAGGCAGTGACCTGATGGGACAGCAGGCCCCTCACTTGCTCCTTCCACCTCCTCCAgtcttctccctgctgccatcagctgtAAAACGGAATttgtatctatttatttttaataaagtcTAATATCCCAGGGGGAGGTTTGGAAACAAAGGAGACCCCGAGGCTGCAGCCTGGTACAGAGACTGATGAGTGTTAttagtgctgctgtttgctgtttgtaTGGGTTTGATGCCTGGAGGCTTCACCTTTGGTTACTTCAGAGTCAGAGCTTGACTTAACACCACTTCTCTGTTGCTCCACAGAAGACAGCATAAACTCGGTGAGTCTTTCTCTATAAGAGCATTAGAATCACTCACTCAAAACTAGATGACACAAGGGTGGGGAAATAATTGGGTAGCTCAAAAGGCTGCTCTGCACACCTGGCAGACGTGCTGATGGGGAAATGGTTGAAGAAACAATGTTCCGTCTAATCCCTGATCTACAGAGTGGAAAGCCAACATCTTGACAACAGCTTGGGCTTAGTACAAGGAGCAATAGGAACTGGGGGAAGAAGCaaaagaggagggaaagagACAGAAGGAGTGAGGGAGGAGCAGGAACCACAGgcagggagaaagggaagggaagggaagggaagggaagggaagggaagggaagggaagggaagggaagggaagggaagggaagggaagggaagggaagggaagggaagggaagggaagggaagggaaggggagaacGATGAATACTGTGGTAATGTGGAAGACAATTTGGAAGGGGATAGGGATAGTGTAACAAGGTAGGTACGGACAGAGACATGGCCACCTCAAGTGGTGCACCTCCTGGCCAGCTCTTGGCTTTTCTCACCTATGACTTGATATGCAGCCATGGTTTTCTACATGTGCCTGCATCCCACCTCCTGTCACTGATTAGGAAtgtccctgcctcctccctcccgttattatttatttattttcccccagagggAATAAACAGAGGCCAGTATTGACCTGGCTTTCAATATAGCTTTCAGAGCTGGGTGCCTGTCGCTGGTCATGGCAGTGGAAACAAACTAATGGACCGAGAGAGAAGGACTCTGCTTGTGAGGACATGAGCACTCAGCATGCAGACTGAGGTGGTGGCCCCAAAGATGGGAGTGTGGCTGGGCACCCCTCATCAAGGTGCATCATCCTTTGGAGGTGAGTGAGGATGATGCCCCATAGCCTACCATTTCCTGGGAGTCTGGTCTGTGAGGAGATGCACTCCATGAGGACATCTATGGGAGATTTCTCCCACTTTGCCAATATGTGTATCTTTCAGTACATGTGcttcagcagctgtgtgctccaATCACAAAGTATTCATGCCTGAATATCCACTGAATGTACCCACATACATACGTCATATGTGCAGGCATAACCCTTCCTCCAGCACTCAATAAACCATAAACACTCGATGTTTatgcacaggctgcccagggaggtggtgcagtcactgtccctggaggtgttccagagccatgtggatgtggcactgagggacgtggtcagtgggcatggtggggatgggctgctggttggaccaggtgatcttaaaggtctttttcaaccttaataaTGCTAAGAATCCACTGTGGCGAGCTGTCATGAAGAAGACTGGACATTGCTAGGTGGGTCTGCAAATCAGCTCTGCAAGCCAGAAATACAGATGGGATTTTGGTCAGGGTGCAGCTGCGTATGATCACATCACCTTCCAGGCAGGCGATGCATCTGGTCCAGAGAAGACACCCCCATGTGTTCCCTCCCTTCTGCAGGACCTGATGGACAGAATGCATCTCCAGCACTTGTTGAGATTTGGCTTCTGTTGAATAATGTTCCAATATCAGAAAGCTAACAGGGAGAGAACTTTTTGCCCTATGAATAGGATCCAGGCACTGGCTCAGATCCGGCACCCCATGACAGCTAACTATACTGCTTTCGCTCCTGCCAGCTTCCAACTGAACATTGTCGTTGTTTTTGATGACACTTGAGAGActtgtttcatgttttatttttggtgaCACTTTCAGCCAACCCTTTTGAAAGGAGACCATCGTTGGCACCTTTCAGCTCACCCAAAATTTGCTCAGCAAAACGTTTTGATACACGCCACGGCTAAAAATACGCTCGAGGAACATGATAATAAGGGAGAAAATGGCTTTGGATTT
The sequence above is a segment of the Excalfactoria chinensis isolate bCotChi1 chromosome 1, bCotChi1.hap2, whole genome shotgun sequence genome. Coding sequences within it:
- the KCNJ4 gene encoding inward rectifier potassium channel 4; translation: MIQQAMGSVRVNRYSIVSTEEDGHKVSALGSMNGHSRNGKGHTPRRKHRNRFVKKNGQCNVYFANLSNKSQRYMADIFTTCVDTRWRYMLMIFSAAFLVSWLFFGFLFWCIAFFHGDLNAPVVGGSPSLLKPCIMHVNSFLGAFLFSVETQTTIGYGFRCVTEECPLAIMAVVVQSIVGCVIDSFMIGTIMAKMARPKKRAQTLLFSHHAVISVRDGKLCLMWRVGNLRRSHIVEAHVRAQLIKPYMTEEGEYLPLDQRDLNVGYDVGLDRIFLVSPIIIVHEIDEESPLYGIGKEELETENFEIVVILEGMVEATAMTTQARSSYLASEILWGHRFEPVVFEEKNHYKVDYSRFHKTYEVAGTPCCSARELQESKMTILPSPPPPSAFCYENELALVSQDEDEDDDEVGVALGGSTKEEGGVIQMMDFGSHLDLERLQATLPLDTISYRRESAI